The following is a genomic window from Nymphaea colorata isolate Beijing-Zhang1983 chromosome 3, ASM883128v2, whole genome shotgun sequence.
TGCAAATAATTGATTAATTGACcgcaattttttaaattgattgcCTTAGTTTATTTCCTATGTGATTATTTGGGAATGATAACTTTTCCTTCtctacttttctttttgttctgtttctttAGTATCAATGATGTGCACCTTAGACTTTCATACCTTGCTGAACGCCCAAGCAGGAATAGATAAGTTCCTTTGCACAACCTGTCATCCAAAAGAATATCTGGATAGATAAGCGACTCGTATTGTGGGTGGTTTCTGCCAACGGTAACGATGGTTAGGCCATCATGCCTCTGTCATGGGCTACGGCAACGCAAGAGGGAATTTCCTCAACTTTGAAGCCATTTCCTTAAATTGCTTCCTTCCTCTGTTTCCGCAGAATAATCAGTAGGTGCAGGTTCAAATTAAGTGCTATGGAGAAATCACAATGTTTTGCATCCTCAAGACATaaaggaggaaaaataaaaaggatagATTTCTTCTTGGAACAACTATTGCCTTTCctaattccaaaatttttatggaATAAGAATTAGTGGGTAGCGCACTAACTATATTGCGCATGCCCTTTTTAAGTGTTCATATTTTACTTTCACTTTCTAAGTTCCTCTTCAAGATGGGAAAATTTCGGCTAGATCTGTCCGAAAACTGAAAAGCGTCAGATAGTTatggcttctttttctttccaaacgAAGAAGCTACTTTCTTTACTACTGGTAACGGTGCTGAAAATCCATTTAGACCCAAATTAGTTGTTAGTGCATAATGCAGTCTTTGAAAGGTTCTGGGATTACAGTGATGAATTTTATGCGATCAGCAATAGATGTTTTGCTGCAAGCTGCTGATGTTGGTATCTTCTTGGAAACAGCTTTACATAATTGGCGGTGATGGCACAATGAGAGGTGTGGTGAAGATCTTCGAGGAAACCCAGAGGCGAAACCTGAAAATTGGAGTGTGTGGAATTCCAAAGACGGTGGACAACGACATCGGGATCATCGACCGGTCCTTCGGCTTCCAGACTGCCGTGGAGACAGCCCAAGCAGCGATTAATGCAGCACATGTAGAAGCCGAGAGTGCCGTGAATGGGATCGGTTTCGTTAAGCTTATGGGCCGCAGCACCGGTCACATTGCGCTGCACGCAACCTTGAGCAGCCGGGACGTAGACTGCTGCTTGATCCCGGAAAATGACTTCTATCTCGAAGGCAAAGGCGGGCTATTCGAGTTCCTGGAGCAGCGCCTGCGGGAGAACGGTCACGCCGTCTTGGTCGTCGCAGAAGGAGCCGGCCAGAACTTGATTCCCCGGACGGAATCGGAGAAGGAACAGAGGGACGAGTCGGGGAACCCTGTTCTGCTGGACGTGGGGCACTGGTTGAAGTCTGAGCTGAAAAATTGGTGGGAGAGGGAACATGCTGATGAGCTGTTTACGGTCAAGTACATCGATCCTACCTACATGATCCGCGCCGTGCCGGCGAATGCGACGGACAATCTTTACTGCACACTGTTGGCGCACTCGGCCATACATGGGGTGATGGCCGGCTACACAGGGTTCGTGCCTGGGCCGATCAATGGGAACTATGCCTACATACCGGTGGAGCATGTTGCACAAGCCAAGAATGTGGTGGATACGAAGGACCATAAGTGGGCTTGGGTGAGGTCCGTCACCAACCAGCCTGATTTTGCCATGCGCTAGAAGCATTTCTCCCTTTGGATCGATGTTAGGGGTTCGCTGCCTCTGCTGCCATTGCATGTTAGGAGTCAGCCCACTTCGATTCGTTTCACTTATAGATGGGGATTTGGCTCCTCTCCATTgaaacatctctctctttctctctctctctctctctctctctctctctctctctctctctgtgtgtgtgtgtgtgtgtgtgtgtgtgtgtgtgtgtttcccCCTTCAGGTCTTTCTGGAGCAATTTTTTGGGTTATGAGAGGGATAGGCTTAACCGTCGTCAAGTTTGTGCTTTTGTTCCTCTGTTGGCTCGGTTACGGTCTCACCTGTGTTTGTTCTGTGTGATTGGCTAATGGATTGTGTTACTGGGTGATTgcctctgctctctctctctctctctcagacaaTGCAACAAATTCCTATGATTTTGAGTTTCGACTCTGATCGCTTGTATTATTGTTTTCATATTCATGTTTGGAAAGAATCATATAACCACTCAACATTTGGGCGAATAACGAGTCATTGCCTAATGTTTGCCTTTCCCCCTCGTCCCTCCTTTTCTCATCAAAACTCTGAAAGCCCAGCCTCGCCGATGGAGGCGGATGCAACACAgtaacgtatatatatatatgcgaaATTACAAACCATCCCTTTCTAAACTTTGCCATCTCCTTTGTGATTACATGGTCCATCTGCTGTCTTAGCGGCAACTACGTATCTTTCTTCTTCGATTGACAGAAAAAGGGTTTTGGAAGTAACAAGCAATCGTGATTCAGCACATCTGAGACCGGCCAGGGGGGAGACAATCCGGCAGCTTCCAGTGGTCGCGTTGTTCCTTTTATATCCTGCAGCAACCTTTCAGGTTTTAACCACGCCAGGAGTCGGGGTTATAATTATTTCCTCACTCAGCTGGAGTTTCCCCTTCAATGAAAAGGGTGGAAACAAACGCGTACTAGAAATTTTACCATCTTTATCAACAACTTTAAAATTGCAGTAGATTTGTCATCTTCTGGCAGCTTGCATTTTTTATCTGGAGTATTGATTGCAGGAAAGCTAGTTGTGTGCACAGGCCTGTGGACCAAAGTTTCGTGCACCGGCTTAGTTCTTTCAACAGTTAGACACATCTTTTCGTCGGAATCATTCGTAGCTTCAGTACCTTCATCTTCCATAACTTCGACCTTTATAACAGCCGTACTATTACCAGTCTCAGCAAAACACTCATAAACCATTTGCAACGATATAAGATCCGGCCAATCGAGGAGGCCGGCGTCCATCTTGAACCTGAAAGTGCTGGCCTTGCCGACGTAGAATGTTCGGTCAGGATGAGACCCCGCACCCCTCTTGTTGAGGTAGCCAGGGTAATCGCTCAACCTGAAGCGTGAGGCCTCGATGAGAACAAATCCATTCTTCTCTGCTATTTTCTCCAATTCCCACTTGCTGTAGGGATGCCCCTGCTTGTGAGTAACATGGACCTCGCCATGGCTATGAGACAGCAACTCCCTCGCGTTTTCAAAGAATCCCATCAACAGATGTTTGTGCAACCTAAATTAAACAACATGGGTACTCACATATTAAACAACACGCGTTCCTCTACAGAAATCGATTAGAAGATCGAAAACAACTCACTCAATTTGAAATGCTGAGGTTTCAGAGCATATAAAGCCTGCATGCGGAAAGTTGTAGACGATTCTATCGAATTTGTTGGTCCTTAGACTAAGGTTCTTGCTCATTGTTGTTGCATCAATTCCATGAAGAACTCGGCAACCCAACTGTCGCAGCCTTTCTACATTACTCGTGGCTGAACAATACTTGTAAGCAAGCCGATCTTCAAAAGTTGgcagcaaaaaagaaaatgagtcaACCGATCGAAAAAGGAATACCTCCTTTCTTTACAATCTAAAATTTCATGTTGACATAACAAGTCATTTTCTGCTGCAGGCAACGGAAGTAACTTTGTTCCGATCGACCGATCCCGCAAGACAGCCACACAAAGCAAACAGGTGCCCTAGCAAGTTGACCTACAGCTGTAGCTAGATGAGATTACACTAAATGAGCTGAGTTCATGCAATTTCTCCTTTCAGGTAACAGTCCTTCAAGGACCAGAAGATTGATTTAATGGGCCTTTAATTTTATTCAAGAGTCTGAACACTCCAGCTAGTGGTACAGACCCTATACTACCAGTTCTTATATTAGTAAGCTGGATGGAGCTATTGTTTGcgcatataattttttttttctagtgcCACGCTTATGAAATTTTGTCCAAAATATGATGTCAACTAGCAACGCTGGAGGTTCAACAAACTTCATGGGGCTCAGTTTGCAACCCCTGCTCATTATTGTTGCATTTAACTCCTTGAAAGAACTTGACAACCCAATTGTCGCAGCCGAACACTACTTGACAGAAAAGGCTTCctttaaaaagaagagaaaatcgGCAGCatagaatagaaaaataaaaaaagaccaGTGAGCTAAAAAAAAGGAATACCCACTTTCATCAGAAGCTAAAACCTTATGTGGGCACAAGTCGTTCGCTGCTTCAGACCATACAAGTAAGTAAATGTTCAAGTTGATCACCGATCTAGCATCAGAGTTAAAGCTGCAGCTCTTGATGAGCTTGCGCTAAATGAGATGAAGTCAGCTCGAACAAAGAGGGGATGATGTTTTTTGCTTAATCAGATTTCCGCGTCTCCATTActacaaagaaagagaaacggCAAAGCGTACGCAGAATGTATGTACCTTTGGAGTCCAGAGATGTGGCGACCATTCCAGTCGCAAACCCAAAGGCGGTGGCCAAGCTGAGGGAAAAGGAGAAGTCTCCTTCCCCAACAAGGAGGATCCTTTGCTTGCTCGTATAGTGGCGCCTTTTCTTCACCACAGAAGCCGCAACTTCATGATCGATGAAGGAATCCATCGGGGGATCTGCACTGCAATTGATCAGATCATATCCTCGGTTGGGTGGACCAAAGGAAAAGCTCGATTTCCAAGTAAGCTCCGGTGAGTTCGGCTTctatatatttgattatttcgAAAGAGGACGGCGAGTGCGCGGGTATTCCATTCTCATCTCATCTGAAGACTGGTTATATGCTTAAGCAGCAACTTCCTTGGAAGAGGCAAATTGGGCCTTTACCCACTTGCCATGCCCCTGTTTAGTTGCCATCAGAGCGAGACCAAGAACAGATCCTTAGCTCCTAAGCTTCCTCTCCCGCAAACTTTTTCCGATTCGTTTTGAGAACATCGTACAAGtgcttttgttttgagaatgaccatttcttttttttttgccactcctctgcttttgcttttttaaatGGCGATTTCAAGCATAATCCAAAACTACGCAGCTTAGAGTGGATAAagggagaaaaataagagaaatgtaCATTTTGGAGAGTTAATATGCAAGCAATAATATTAAATACTTTaaaattaatatgcattttcagaAAACATGTCTAAGCGTAAATGTCGCGTACCAGCGTCCACGTGTCAGCATGTCAACACGACACGGCAGCTATTTTTGCGGTATCCTTTGCAATTTAGCTTCCCGTAGACTTGGAGTTTTCCAAAAGACGAATATCTTAATTTGAAGAGAGAAGTGGTGTTGCACTGTagagagggaagagaagggTGACCGACCGAGAATATTACGCGGGCGcacttttattcttttcatatGAGAAAAGCAAGGCAAGGACGCTCTTAGCGTGTTCATGCGTGTCGATCTTAGATGTTTTTCTCCGATTTTGGAGGGAAATATTGCCATGATTAATTGTGGATTATTTTTATGGCAGAGTGTAGCAGCATCGACGTGTCCCTGTCACTTAATTTTCAAACTGggagattttcaaaaaagtgGATATCTTAATTTGAAGAGGGAACTGGTTTTGCCGGCAGAGTGGGAAGAGAAGGGTGACGGAGAATATTGCACCGGCGCACTTTCATTCCTTTCAAATGCTTTAAACAAGCAAATTGGGTTATATGCGTCGTACTGCCGCACGAATTTTTCATGCGCTATGATCGTTGTGATTAAAAAGCCTTTCATTCacgaaggaaaagaaaactttttaaaaagacaaacatgaaaataaaaaaatatatatataaaaaacataccTCTTTAAGAATTACAAAAATGTTCCGCTAACCTAGGTTGCATACCCATTACCGTGCACACGATTCAATCGGAAGAAACATGGCAAGGGCGATTTTAGCCAGGCACCCAAATGCTTCTGTTGTGTTCGCCAGTTTAGATAGAAGGAACAGTGTTGTATTTGTCATGACCGGAAAAAATAACTGCTTAGAGAGAGGGAAGAGTGTGTTCCGACCACTATGGCCCTCGTAAAATCGATGAAATGCGGTTGAATCAAACATGATCAGCCGGAAACTGCAAATAAGCActgatatattaataaaaaaaatgaaaactttgtCTTTTAATCGTTGAATCTGGCCAATGTAGGACTTATTGATCTCTAGGAGACGAGTTTTGACAACACTGATGCCAACCATTATATTAAAGAATGGTGGCCGGTCTGGATTGCTTTGGACTGCAGGGCGATATGGAATTGAGCATGGCTGCTTTGATGCGAGTTCTGCCAAACACACCACCCCAGGTCATGTCATTGGCCTCCTTTGCAGTGGTCTACTTAAGCTTCCTGTTGGCTTATAAGTTAAAGTGTTTGTGACTCAACGTCAGGCTTAAAATTTACACGACTCATTGACTCATTCCTGGGGAGAGAGGCAAAGcttttcatctaacttcttgtTATACAATACATGCTTTTTTGTCTTCATGTACTGCTTTCTAGCAATTCAATTTACGAATAATGACGGTCTCTTTTGCAGCAGAATAGGTTGACAGTCTAAACATTTGTTATGGAGACTACCATCTACTAGCCCCCAACCAAAAGACAGATTCTTGCAAGTTCTCTTTTGAAAACTATTTCATAGCATAACTTTGAACAAAGTAATTTTTCTTATTGGGAGGGTTCTCACACACTGCTGGCCAATCTCGAAAGAAAGCTGCCTTATTCACACAGTTGGTACAATGGTTCAAGTGACCAATGGGAGGCTAGGGCCCCGTAGCAACACAGCTTGATTCATGGTATGTAAGGATGGGCTACGAGAACCAAGTCAGACGTCTTGTGCACAGTTAAACCAGGAGATTCGCTCATGTCGATGTCATTAGCAGTCAGCCCGCCTGGTAAGTTCCAGTTGAAGGAATAAAGCAGATTAGCCAGCACGAACTCGACAACTATGACTCCTAGATGGATGCCGGGGCAAATCCTTCTACCCGAGCCGAAAGGAATATACTCAAAATCATGACCCTTGTAGTCGATTGGGTTGTTAATGAACCTTTCAGGCTGAAACTCTTCCGGGTTCTTCCATGAATTGGGGTCCCTCCCTATTGTCCATGCATTTATAATAATGGTTGTTTTGGCTGGAATTACGTAGCCATCGACGACCCATTCCTTCGAAGAGACTCGAGGAATCAATAGCGGCGCTGGTGGATGTACCCTGAAAGTCTCCTTCACTACCAACTTCAGATACTCAAGTTGCTCAAGATCGTTCTCGTCCACCTTgtctttccctttcattttaAGTCGCAATTCATCCTGGACTCGCTTCATCACCTGAGGGTTCCTCATCAGTTCTGTCATTGCCCACACTATGGCAGACGTTGACGTATCGGTTCCACCAAGGAGCACGTCCTGCAAGCAATGGAAAACACTCGTGTGATCATCAAGTCCTTGCCTTTAAATTCatcaattttctcttcttttttttttttttttgcaaactcTTGGAGTGAAGTCAAAGCACGCAATTTTCAGGTTTGGTgtagataaaaatgaaataagaaacaaaaaattgtttgtaGACGGTAGAGAGTAAATAATTGAACGTGCGTCTCTAGAGGGCGCTGAAATTGCAAGAGGCAACAGAGTCAAGAAGCAGACCAGGAGTAATGCCTTGATGCTGTTTGTGGTAACAGGGACGTCCTCGCTCTCATCCTTTTGAGCTTCGAGCAATGAATCGACGAAGTCCTGTTCATGGGATCGCCTCGATGGATCAACATGATTTCTGAGCacttcatcaaaaatatgatcCAATTCATGGAAGTTCTTTCGCAGCCTGAACTCCAGTCCGGTGAGCCAATTCACCCACTTGATGGATGGGAAGAA
Proteins encoded in this region:
- the LOC116250120 gene encoding ATP-dependent 6-phosphofructokinase 2 — translated: MEDQNQGTPQTAGRHPAGEPEDGPDVSVEGNLDVVPPMSIRLEKVPQLTDYLSGLPSYTNPVQHNQFYHPTDGFYLSASDVVIQKIFFDLSAVPFRCSTPNLLYPRAGPRSEIRFDPAEVRAAIVTCGGLCPGMNTVIRELVVGLWDLYGVREIFGIRAGYRGFYSWDPIKLTPKWVDHWHKSGGTILQTSRGGFDLKKIVDAIEARGFNQLYIIGGDGTMRGVVKIFEETQRRNLKIGVCGIPKTVDNDIGIIDRSFGFQTAVETAQAAINAAHVEAESAVNGIGFVKLMGRSTGHIALHATLSSRDVDCCLIPENDFYLEGKGGLFEFLEQRLRENGHAVLVVAEGAGQNLIPRTESEKEQRDESGNPVLLDVGHWLKSELKNWWEREHADELFTVKYIDPTYMIRAVPANATDNLYCTLLAHSAIHGVMAGYTGFVPGPINGNYAYIPVEHVAQAKNVVDTKDHKWAWVRSVTNQPDFAMR
- the LOC116250121 gene encoding uncharacterized protein At4g26485-like; this encodes MDSFIDHEVAASVVKKRRHYTSKQRILLVGEGDFSFSLSLATAFGFATGMVATSLDSKDRLAYKYCSATSNVERLRQLGCRVLHGIDATTMSKNLSLRTNKFDRIVYNFPHAGFICSETSAFQIELHKHLLMGFFENARELLSHSHGEVHVTHKQGHPYSKWELEKIAEKNGFVLIEASRFRLSDYPGYLNKRGAGSHPDRTFYVGKASTFRFKMDAGLLDWPDLISLQMVYECFAETGNSTAVIKVEVMEDEGTEATNDSDEKMCLTVERTKPVHETLVHRPVHTTSFPAINTPDKKCKLPEDDKSTAILKLLIKMVKFLVRVCFHPFH
- the LOC116250118 gene encoding cytochrome P450 71A1-like is translated as MTNGPVRERHYKHHIVDRESHQHQMAPSIFLPDRDQLGSALAISILALLLPLFLSYVLLRKRWKHEISARQLPPGPWRLPIVGNLHQLGAVPHRSFFLLSQKHGPLMFLKLGQLPTCVVSSAKLAREIMKTHDATFANRPEFAAANVLCYGCQDVGFQAYTEAWRRMRKIFVGHFTGPKRAQSFKSVREEEVELMVDAISRSAGAPVNLSHLVHALINNITCMMGFGKKYNVGGYGAQKGRLHDILETTRHLIGGFSLGDFFPSIKWVNWLTGLEFRLRKNFHELDHIFDEVLRNHVDPSRRSHEQDFVDSLLEAQKDESEDVPVTTNSIKALLLDVLLGGTDTSTSAIVWAMTELMRNPQVMKRVQDELRLKMKGKDKVDENDLEQLEYLKLVVKETFRVHPPAPLLIPRVSSKEWVVDGYVIPAKTTIIINAWTIGRDPNSWKNPEEFQPERFINNPIDYKGHDFEYIPFGSGRRICPGIHLGVIVVEFVLANLLYSFNWNLPGGLTANDIDMSESPGLTVHKTSDLVLVAHPYIP